One Cupriavidus basilensis genomic window carries:
- a CDS encoding type II toxin-antitoxin system VapC family toxin: MILVDTSVWIDHINASDPMLISLLAEERVLAHPYVIGEISLGSLRDRDVVLGALLDLPRALVATPEETFYLIEREGLFNRGIGYVDTSLLASARLQPGITIWTRDKRLKKIADELNLGAVLAH; encoded by the coding sequence ATGATTCTTGTCGACACGTCGGTCTGGATTGACCACATCAACGCTTCTGATCCTATGCTGATTAGCCTGCTTGCCGAGGAGCGTGTGCTGGCTCATCCATATGTGATAGGCGAGATTTCGCTCGGTAGTCTGCGTGACCGTGACGTCGTGCTTGGCGCGTTGCTCGATCTGCCGCGCGCGCTAGTTGCAACGCCGGAGGAGACCTTTTATCTGATCGAGCGCGAAGGTTTGTTCAATCGTGGAATCGGATATGTCGACACGTCACTGTTGGCGTCCGCGCGCCTACAACCAGGCATCACCATCTGGACGCGCGACAAGCGATTGAAGAAAATTGCCGATGAACTCAATCTTGGCGCGGTGCTCGCGCACTAG
- a CDS encoding DUF4337 domain-containing protein, producing MSEGFHVHGAHDHAIEHAAEIGHADSFSGRIAVMTAILSTAGAVFGYQGGATQNEALLLKNEAAIHKTEAANQWAYYQAKGQKQAIAELMAQLPGVDQAAANREALRYGAEKEQIRQKAEAQERAARDADEASENAVHHHHRWAQAVVAVQVSIALAAITLLTRRRWLQVASYGVGAIGGVLAILSMLHI from the coding sequence ATGTCAGAGGGATTTCACGTACACGGTGCCCACGACCACGCGATTGAGCACGCGGCGGAAATCGGTCATGCCGACAGTTTTTCGGGACGTATTGCGGTGATGACAGCGATCCTGTCGACGGCTGGCGCGGTTTTCGGCTATCAGGGCGGGGCGACCCAAAACGAAGCGCTGCTTCTGAAGAATGAGGCCGCTATTCACAAGACCGAAGCAGCCAACCAATGGGCCTACTACCAAGCGAAGGGACAGAAGCAAGCGATTGCTGAACTGATGGCACAGCTGCCCGGCGTGGATCAAGCCGCCGCCAATCGGGAGGCGCTGCGCTACGGGGCGGAGAAGGAGCAAATCCGGCAGAAGGCAGAGGCGCAAGAGCGAGCGGCTAGGGACGCTGACGAGGCCAGTGAGAATGCTGTCCACCATCATCACCGCTGGGCACAAGCCGTCGTAGCAGTTCAGGTTTCTATAGCCTTGGCGGCAATCACGCTGCTCACGCGGCGCCGATGGTTGCAGGTGGCATCGTACGGGGTAGGTGCGATTGGCGGTGTGCTGGCTATCCTTTCAATGCTCCACATCTAG
- a CDS encoding ATP-binding protein yields the protein MEVFKREALATELATKILTVSPTSASSSGLFLAAPRRTGKSTFLREDLRPALENLGALVVYADLWEDRRADPGEVIVGAVRAELASHEGVIKRLARSAGMEKVAVGGMSFSLDRVGLGEGISLSAALAALSDDAGKPIVLVIDEAQQAIVSEKGNDALFALKAARDELNSSRHKGLRIVATGSNRDKLAMLRNSRDQAFYGAPLVNFPALDMAYVQWFCDRLDLGAKLDPAEVFELFKRAAFRPELLGAAADALRFEFGLPAGDIPARFAAAVEEQIAVSNTEQMRVVHSLTPLQSTVLRVMAVRGSNYAPFEAATMEAYDAVLKAIDPGADARVDVSNVQQALSALQDKALVWRAARGVYALEETGLASLMQQEGMLKPVPAA from the coding sequence ATGGAAGTTTTCAAACGAGAGGCACTAGCAACAGAGTTGGCCACCAAAATTCTGACGGTCTCACCGACTTCCGCGTCCAGTTCCGGCCTTTTTCTGGCGGCGCCAAGACGAACCGGCAAGTCGACCTTCTTAAGGGAGGATCTGCGGCCGGCGTTGGAGAACCTCGGTGCCCTTGTAGTCTATGCCGATCTGTGGGAAGACCGCCGAGCTGACCCAGGAGAGGTCATTGTCGGGGCCGTGCGGGCCGAGCTCGCGAGCCATGAAGGCGTCATTAAGCGACTCGCTCGCTCTGCCGGAATGGAGAAAGTCGCGGTTGGCGGGATGTCGTTCTCCCTTGATCGGGTTGGCCTTGGCGAAGGGATTTCTCTGTCGGCGGCACTTGCCGCCCTATCGGATGATGCGGGCAAGCCCATTGTGCTGGTAATCGACGAAGCGCAGCAAGCGATTGTCAGTGAGAAGGGGAACGACGCCCTGTTCGCGTTAAAGGCCGCGCGGGATGAACTGAATAGCAGCAGACATAAGGGTCTGCGAATCGTCGCGACGGGCTCCAATCGTGACAAGCTGGCCATGCTTCGCAATAGCCGAGACCAGGCGTTCTACGGAGCTCCCCTCGTCAACTTCCCGGCGCTGGACATGGCCTATGTCCAATGGTTCTGTGATCGACTTGACTTGGGAGCCAAACTCGACCCGGCAGAGGTGTTCGAGCTGTTCAAGCGAGCCGCTTTCCGCCCGGAACTGTTGGGTGCCGCGGCTGACGCGCTTCGGTTTGAATTCGGACTTCCGGCAGGAGACATCCCCGCAAGATTTGCGGCCGCGGTTGAAGAGCAGATCGCGGTCAGCAACACCGAACAGATGCGCGTGGTTCACAGTCTGACGCCGCTTCAATCCACAGTTCTTCGAGTCATGGCCGTTCGGGGGAGCAATTACGCGCCGTTCGAGGCAGCCACCATGGAGGCGTATGACGCCGTCTTGAAGGCGATTGACCCGGGCGCCGACGCGAGAGTCGATGTTTCGAATGTCCAGCAGGCGCTTTCTGCGCTCCAGGACAAAGCGCTTGTATGGCGGGCAGCGCGCGGCGTCTACGCGCTCGAGGAGACCGGATTGGCGAGTCTGATGCAGCAGGAGGGAATGCTGAAGCCAGTGCCGGCGGCATAG
- a CDS encoding type II toxin-antitoxin system VapB family antitoxin encodes MRTTIALDDDLIAKAQAYTGLEEKTALVREALKALIQREAAKRLANLGGSQPGIKGAPRRRQVVE; translated from the coding sequence ATGCGTACGACTATTGCGCTTGATGACGACTTGATCGCCAAGGCTCAAGCCTATACGGGCCTGGAGGAAAAAACGGCACTTGTGCGCGAAGCACTAAAGGCCTTGATCCAGCGTGAAGCCGCGAAACGACTCGCGAATCTTGGCGGTAGCCAACCGGGCATCAAGGGGGCGCCGCGTCGCCGGCAGGTCGTCGAATGA
- a CDS encoding PIN domain-containing protein, producing MPGPIILVDMENIQQLAPAAVPGGARLIVFAGASQKSISLDLVIAGQALEPPAQWIRASGSGRNALDFHIAFELGRLAERGERGPVFVLSKDKGYDPLIVHIASGGMPCKRIESLSEVPPPAKTKNSVSVQASDGIDIGAAFAATIKVREILGRSPKTARPGKRATLVKHLKAMEHLKLKDKDISGVIDEMLATKLIVEAKGKLSYNF from the coding sequence ATGCCCGGCCCGATCATTCTCGTCGACATGGAGAACATCCAGCAGCTCGCACCGGCTGCGGTGCCTGGGGGAGCCCGCCTGATTGTCTTCGCCGGCGCCAGCCAAAAGTCCATTTCTCTGGATCTGGTGATCGCAGGCCAGGCACTTGAGCCGCCGGCACAATGGATCCGAGCCAGCGGCAGCGGTCGCAATGCACTGGATTTCCACATCGCCTTCGAGCTGGGACGACTTGCCGAGCGTGGCGAGCGCGGCCCCGTTTTCGTCCTGTCGAAGGACAAGGGTTACGACCCGCTCATTGTTCATATCGCCAGCGGCGGCATGCCTTGCAAGCGGATTGAATCGCTTTCGGAAGTACCACCGCCTGCGAAGACGAAGAACAGTGTTTCCGTGCAAGCCTCTGATGGCATTGATATTGGCGCGGCCTTCGCCGCGACTATCAAGGTACGCGAGATCTTGGGCCGGTCACCAAAGACAGCACGGCCGGGCAAGCGCGCGACCTTGGTCAAGCATCTCAAGGCGATGGAGCACTTGAAGCTGAAGGACAAGGATATCTCGGGTGTCATTGACGAGATGCTTGCCACGAAGCTGATTGTAGAGGCCAAGGGCAAGCTCTCGTACAATTTCTGA